CAGAAATCTCACTGAAGAATCAGAAGAACATGATGAGTTCGATTCAGACATGATCTGATTTCCAAACTACTATTGTCTTCATTCACAATTGTTGCTGATTTTGATTATTTGGTCCATTTTCTACAAAACTAGTCGATGTCTCCAACAAACCAAGGCTATTTTCACAAAGCACATAAAAGACATGCATTTGGGTTTTGaaacctctttgatttgaaaCATTCTCTGTCTATTTTCACTGCAACTAGAAGTAACACAGCATATCAATAaataacagattcaatacagtTCCACAATAAATCACCGATCACTAGACATATGGCCTAAGCAAGAACTTCATCTTTGTGACAAGCTCTTATCTTCACTTCCAAAGTGTCTGAACTGCTAGCCTTTTCCACATCGCAGCACTCGATTCCCTCACCCTATTAATTATTAAGCTTTAGATCACAcgcatatatataatttggtgAAAAGATTAGTATTGGTTACCACCTTGTGCATAGTAGCAGCAATGACGGAGACTTGTGAAATGTTACCAGCAGATTGATTGACATTTGGCAAACAAGGAGGTAAACTACCTAGCGTTTTCACCTTATACATAGTAGTCACCAAGCTTTGGTTCTTGTCCTCTGCAACAGAGTCAAAGAAAAACTGAAGAGGCATCTCACACGGATCATTCGTCACCCGTCTCGTGTTAAACGTATACACGGGTATTCTAACGTTCTTCCACGGCCGGAACGTTTCTAGAGGGCGTTTCAGGTAGTTTCTTGGTAATACAGATTGGTAAACATGGACTGAGTAGCCCCATGATACAGACACTGACCAGTTGTTTCCTCTTTGGTAACATATTGTCTGTTGGAGGATGCGGGACTGGTCGGTTTTCGCGGTTTTCATGAGGTGGTTCACTGATTCCTGGCGGCTCATGGCTGGGAATATGGGGTTTATGACATCGAAATGGTGGAGACTGATAAGAGGTGACTGAGGATGAGCTGATAAGAGACCTGATATGTCACCATGCAGATCAATCTGATCATAATATAACAAGTAAGATGGAGTTAGTATATGTGAATAAGAGCAGAAAGAGCCATCAAAGGGACTGACactaatatataaaggatttgggttaattattttaaaatgaagcGTATGATAAAGTATGGATTTAACTTATTCGTTATGTTTAAGTTTGGTATATATTATTGAAACatttgaaaatctaaaaaagtaattataaaccGAAATTTGAATTGAACATCCTACCTGGTGGATACCTTTGTTCATAGTAAGATCGATTCCCAAGTCAGCCAAGCAACGAAACGAGAGAAGATCGCTATAAACTCCAAGGTACCTTGCAATACAATCTTCCATTCTTTTGAGAAGTGTTTCTACAGTTGGATAGCTCAATGCATATCCTCCACCTCCATATCCCATGTCAAAACCGAAAATAGCGTTTGACCAAACGTTTTCTGAGTTCATCCCTATGTAATAGTGTTTCTTGTGGTCGTACTGCTCCAGAGCTTTGACTAGATTATCCAAGAAGAAGAGAGTATCATCATCAGCTATCACAAACCATCTCGTGTCTTTGTTGGCATTGTTAAACGACTCATGGAGGGATTGGAAAAGGCGGATCTGAGTCTTGAATTTTGCGTTTGTGACGGATGAGTCTTTGTTAACAATGAAAGGAGGTGACTGTTGAGGCCAAGGCAAGAGGTCACGACCAGGTGGTTTTTCTAGAAAGACATGTCCTCTTGTGATGTTTGGTCTCCACCAAGGCTCTATGTAGCCTCTCCTATACCTCCAAGTCTTTGTGCTACCAACGATGACAAAGAGGAGATGGCTGATGTTTGTAGGAGGCTCTCTTGATGTTTGTGAGGACGAAGATGTGGATATTTCTGAAGAGGAGAAAGTGAATTCAAGAGGCGCAAAGAGTTTATGGGTTATCATTTTA
Above is a window of Brassica napus cultivar Da-Ae chromosome A10, Da-Ae, whole genome shotgun sequence DNA encoding:
- the LOC106369958 gene encoding uncharacterized protein LOC106369958, which codes for MAFENNNNNTKVTKLTHISQNLSLSTLWKSIAISGALLFLLHTFAFNHPHKMITHKLFAPLEFTFSSSEISTSSSSQTSREPPTNISHLLFVIVGSTKTWRYRRGYIEPWWRPNITRGHVFLEKPPGRDLLPWPQQSPPFIVNKDSSVTNAKFKTQIRLFQSLHESFNNANKDTRWFVIADDDTLFFLDNLVKALEQYDHKKHYYIGMNSENVWSNAIFGFDMGYGGGGYALSYPTVETLLKRMEDCIARYLGVYSDLLSFRCLADLGIDLTMNKGIHQIDLHGDISGLLSAHPQSPLISLHHFDVINPIFPAMSRQESVNHLMKTAKTDQSRILQQTICYQRGNNWSVSVSWGYSVHVYQSVLPRNYLKRPLETFRPWKNVRIPVYTFNTRRVTNDPCEMPLQFFFDSVAEDKNQSLVTTMYKVKTLGSLPPCLPNVNQSAGNISQVSVIAATMHKGEGIECCDVEKASSSDTLEVKIRACHKDEVLA